DNA from Gambusia affinis linkage group LG06, SWU_Gaff_1.0, whole genome shotgun sequence:
ATTCAGCTAATAAATAGTCTGTGATAAAATTTTTGAAGAAATAGGATTCTTAAGATAAATTCTGTGTTTATTACAGCAAGCAAAGAAGGTAGATGTGGCACTGCTGAAATTTCCAGACCAACTCAAACACATTGAAGCTGGATCAAGGtaaaagttagcaaaataaTCCTCTTGTCCTTATATTTGGGATGCAGTCAAAATGttgatgaatattttaacattatttcagGATAATTAAAGGTGACATTGAAGCTGAGattgaaagacagaagaagaaattacAAGTCGCCAAAGGAGACACTTTGAAACTGGAAGAACTAAAAGAGCAGATGGAAGGTTTTCTAAAGGTAACCCTTACCTTCAGCAGTGGGAAATGTTGAACATTGTCTTAATTCTGAATAAAACTATGAATCCATTTTCTAATTACTTATTTGGTTTCAATTTAGAAAGCTGATGTTTGTTTGGGAGAAGTAGAGACTCAGTTTGAAGAACTTCAGGCTGTAAGTGACTCTGTGGCTGAGTACTTCTGTGAAGACTCCAAGACTTTTAAGCTGGAGGAATGTTGTTCTatctttcattctttctgcCAAAGGTTTATCCGGGCTGTGCAGGTAAATCTACACACTGGCATATCTCTTGTCTTTGCTATACAACAAACAATCTTGCTTTGATTCATTAACGTGGAGAtgtttctgcaggaaaataaGGCCAGAGAGATGGCAGAGATGAAACGGAAACACATCAATAGATTAGAGAATACAGCCAAGCGCCGTTCCACTGCTACTTGTTCAAGTAGAGACAAGGAAATGGAGGGAATTGCATTAGAGTATGTTCTACAGAACGCCCTAACTAATCGCGTCTCTAGGAGGAAACTGGGGAAGCCTTCGTCAAGCAATGACAGCCCCACAAGAGGGAGTCCAGTTAATGGGAGCCTGTCAGAAATCAATTCTCAGACAAACTTTTCAAATGGAACACTACACCACAGGAACACTTTCAGAGCCAAAGATATGGTCAAAAAAGAGTGGAATTCTGCGTTTGAGCTCACAGAGAACTTTCctcaaaaacaagaacagtCACATGTTCAAGAGAATAACTCTAAGAACATAGATGCCTttgaagaaaagacaaaaccgTTGGACAAAGTGTATTCCCAGGATTCAATGAGCCAATCTAAAACAACCCACAGTCTTCCCAAAATAAGATCTATCTCTGCCACTtctgaagatgatgaagaggaagataTACAAGACAATAATGAGGAAGAGGTCCAGAAGCTGCGTGAAGCTGCTAGAAAGGTTTTGAAGTACCAGAACAGTCGTGGAAGTTCTTCCTCTATGGATCACTCTCTGGAAAACCAGAAATCCCCTCCTGTCAAGAAGACCTTGGCTCGCCAGCTTACCTTTGACGAGGAAACGCAAAGGTATCCTGGAGACCCGACCCATGAGgatttgattcagtttttgCTTGGCCCACAGTCCTCCACAAAACGCAATCTTGGCCGCCGACACACTGTTCCGACAAAAGTTTCTGAAActcaaaaagagaaagaaaatgcacagactcaatcttcatctagAAGTCCAAATCCTTTGGCACAAATCAAGGAACCCCAGCAAAGACAGGATGTTGAACGCACACCTTCAAAAGAGGCATTTGATTTCACTGACATttcaaacaagataaaaaaatctcataGTCTGGATCAGAATTCTCCAttggcagaaaagaaaaataaaccacgTGATTCCTTGGACCAAGTTTCAGACACAGGGCTTCCGGAAAACCAAGGACAAACGTCAATGGAGTGCACAGAGAGCCACCAACACACTAATGTTGCAAACATTCTTCCCAGGAGTGTGTGGTTAAAGACTGAGagctctggattttttttcagtttcttgagACGCTTTGGAGACATAAGCAAATCACCGAGCAGCAAAGAAGCTGCTCTTAAAAGCACAGATTCAAGTGTGTAggctttatatttaaaaaatgatgggAACGgttgtattaatttaaaatataacttaTGTGTTATTCAATCAGACATGAATATAGTTGATTTGTTGTTATATTATAGTAGTGTAGCttattaatttttgattttgatagaAAGATAATGGTATGAAAGGAAGTTGTGAAAAATTGTTTGGGGAATGTTTTATTAAGAGAAGACATTTTGCATGTTCTACCACTAGATGGCGAGAGTTAACATTGATTGAGTTGAATATAGATTCATTGAAACTTTGCAGGTAGTTTGTAAGTTGCTGATTGCTAAAAAAGAAGGAGACACACGGACTGcaagatatttacatttattttaaagataattgtgacatttttgttttattgatgacATTTACATTCAATCACATGTtggatgaattaaaaaaatgcttacatTGTGTGCCTTGGTCTGGGAAAAAAGGAATGATGGAACAGAAAGTACAGCAGAGAAAGTGATGAGAAGGTTAAAGTTAAGAGATTCTGACAttgagaaatgaaaatatgttaggaattttatttgtttttttgttttgtttttttctttagtgaTTGTGTGTAATGTCTGCTTGTTTATAGTTTGGCTAATTTGACATggaattatgattttatttgtaagctCTCATTCCTTTGATTCTCAGCCTCTGGTTGCTGATGAAGCTCAGTAAAGGAGCAGCCGCTTGTCATTTCGCTCAGTCACGCTGAATTCAGctattgtttttatgtgaaatggGTCAGTGTTACAAAGGCTGTCTGTATCTGAGCAGAGCTGAATGAGGGCCAGTATCTGTCAAAGAAAAGAATGCAGATTCTAACTTGAGAAGATATGTTTAATATTGTTACAAAAACTTTGACACTGTAAAAATGATAACAGAACCTGTTGTCATACAAAACAGCTAAATTTCCCTTTAATTtgggaaaaaaggcaaaagcTCACAGAAGCTCCAATCTTTTGTAACATACATGGAAGTTACTAATTTACGTTGAACTTTTTTGAATATCTCACCATTTAACGTAGAATATAGAACCTTTTTACTATTATTTGCTGGTTCCAATTATGCGCGATGATGCAatgaaaatgagtaaaatatttggaaTTATCAGATTGATAGCTGttattctttctttcaaaaagattattgaaatgactgaaatatcaactttaaaatgataaaaaatgaaaacattgtgtACCATTTTATCTTTGTAACTTTTTCTATATGTAGAAATAGGTCATTTAGAAAATAGGATTTGTATGCATGAATAAGCAGGAGTCATGTCCAGCGTCCAGCTTactatatttatgtatatttatgatCAGAAATTCCATACAGATTTGTACCttcattcaaaaatgttaattatttaataCTATGTATaatatgtgattattttttttaattgagtttgatttattaaagatgtgtaaaaagttCTTTCCTTATTTGTATATTGATGTGAGGCCGTCTCAGTCCTAGTGATCTGCTGctgtcagactgcagcagcattCTTGACTAAGCTGGAGGCAGTCTCTATGGCAACACCGAGTTGGAGTGTAAAACCAATGAAGTCTGTGTTTGCCCTTTACCTCAGACCCCAACCCCCAACAAATTCCCCACTGAATGTATCAGCTCACTCATCACAAACACAGTACAGGACATCATCATACAGCTGCACCTTCTGACATCCATGTGTTTGCCAAAGAAGATACAGTATTTTGACCTTCTTCTGAAGTAAAACTTTGGATTCATAGGTGTTGTGcacagttttttctttagaagTTTTGAATCTTATGGGAAGTTTTTTATCTTCAACATGCTAATTGAAGATAAGTATGTCCAGTACAGCttcagtcaatattttttatgcagtgtatgcataaaaaatatgctttcCTTAGTAAAAGCAGACTCATCCAGTGATATGACctgatctgtttttgttaaaaatattcagctgtATTGTGTAGTTACAAGAAGGTGCAAACACACCTGCTTTCTTGTTTGGAGTCCTTTTTGAagtctttttaaagtaaattctgATATGCAAACTATTCAAAACACATATGTCATATCCTTGTCTCCAAGCCAACCCTTTGGTCTGGAGCCCTTCAAGCAAAtcctccactgtttttttttgttttgtttttttttgtgtgtttttttgtttttgtttttagggtATTTCAATAATTGTGCCACATTCCCACTTTGCAGGCCTGgaaaaagtcttaaaacatttttagggtTGGTGGACCTAGTTTATATTCATAAATGATTTTAGAAATTATggaactttaaaataaaaaaaatttaagtgcCAAAAATCTATACTTATCCatcatttttttatactttgctttAATGATAGAAAGTTGGATGttataaaagttaatgtttttaagaaaaagaaaatggtgatTTAATATACAGTAATTGGACATTAAAATGCTCCAGGGAAGGACATTAACAACATATATAGATAATCACctaagtgaatttatttattttttttttcatttcctgtcttAAATTCATACATAATATTGTCCATAGAAGATCACCTGCAAAGACAGGCCAGTTTTACAATTTCTTTGTGGATGTGAATTTATGTGGCCCCTCTCCACCCCCTTCCTCTTGGTGGCACCACTACCAACCCACAGGCCCCCATCCTCTTACATCCGGCCATGGTGATGACTCTCACTGACATCATACTCTTGAGTATTTGACAATTTCctttttatagtttaaaaaaaaatcgctCTGTGGAGAACAGAGTAAAATGAAACTCTAAAGTAGGTAAATCAGACCAGTTAGTACAGATCTGTTTTCTCtaaatctacatttattttgtattcacAGTCTAGCAATACTTTGCATACCAGCGATCTGAATTTTCATTGCAACAAACTGCATCCTTTGTCCTTTTAAGGGTGATGGGTGGTTGCTAAAAAAGCCAAGCCCCTTTGCACCAGACAGGCTTCTTCCTTTCAGTCAGATCCTGAAATGTCAGTTCATTTCCATATTCCCTGCCCCCTCATTCTTCTATTGGCTTCTTCAACTCCTCCCACTGGAGATTTGACCAATGCTGCCTGTAATGCACGCCCATTCTCTCCTCCTTTCCCGCGTCCTCTTCCTTACTGTCCCCGTCTTCTTCCAGACAGACCCTGCCCTTTCCTTTATGTCGCCCTGTCTGTGGGTTCTGTTGAGAATTGAGGAGACTTGACAATGGAAATCTTTCTCCACCGCCTGCAGTGCTGACCCTCCGGTTCCTCCTGCttgggagtgtgtgtgagtaCAATCCAATCTGGGcttgtcatttgtttttgcgGGATGGCGTTTCTGCTTTCTCATCTTGTTTGGAGTCCTCCATAATGCAATGACCAGGGAGGGAGGAAGCAGATGAATAATTGATTGGCCCATCTCAAGCAGCTGCTGTGCACTGATAAATCATAGAGGGGCGCTTTATTTGTGATAACGTGGCGTTCTTTGCTATAGTATATGTTCTCTTCGTTATCTAACAGCGGGATTGCgttgaaggcttttattttagctgtgtATGCATAAAAATTATTCTGGTGTGCTCTAATTCTTTGCTGCTTCCTCCAGCAGCCCACTCAGTTCTCCATTTTGGCTCTGAGCTGGCTGCCGGCTGGGCTCTGTGGCAGGTGGGCATCTCTGCTGCAGTCCGAGGGCTGGGCTCTGCAATCAGCCTTACATGTTCTTTTGTTTCCAGGATTAGGGGGATCTTTGATTGCATGTCTGATCGGGATTTGTATAGAGTTTTGCTGCTGGGGAGCTCTCAGAGGCTCTTTTAAATATGTCAGCCCATGACTACTTGTGCGATTGCACTGCAGCAACAGCTCTGAGAGGGATGCATCAGTCTTGCACCTCTGGCCTAAACAGTGAGCTGATGGGTCTTTTTATCCCTTGATGTCGTTGCTTCTTTAATTACGTTAAAGAAGCAACATAATTACTTTAATGAGAGTAGGTTATGGAGGTGTTgaggtgatttatttatttttttccgcCTTCCTCTCTGGCTGCTTTCACTGGGTCACTGAGAGGTTGCCAGATGGTCCTGGATGCTGCGCCAGAGGTCAGATACTTAGCAGTTGTTCCATGTCTGTGACAGGGATTCAGATTTCTTAGTTTTCATACTCAGTATGACGATCTTCAGACTGCCTTCTTGTTTGTATTCAAACAAAGGAAAGTGATAGCAGTGCATCTTctgaaatggatttaaaaatttttgtcCAGTTTGGCCAGATACAGGATGACATTTGAACCCAGATTTGATCATGTGgcaataaaaatagaacaatcAGGGACtctatgtttttaaattcagtgcTCACTGTTATAACACTAACCAAGAAACAAACCATAAATACAATGTTTAGGGCAAGAGTACTTACTGAGTAAATCCAAAAAACAACGACAACAAAAAGTAGTTTCAGTCAGAAAATTGTTTAAttataatatctttaaaacttttctttgttttttgatattaaatactttagcaaaaatgtagaatttcagattattatcaccttttggtttttgcagagggaaacacaaacacacatcagtaTTAGTTGGTTGATTATAGGTAGATTTTGTGTTCCAGTACAGCTGCAGTCAAATACATTAACCAATGTAGTTTTAAAGCAATGCAGCAGTTATATCAGTGCTGTGTGTAACAACAAAGGAGACAATATATAAATGTGTCTGTACAATGATCACAGTAATATGAGTGGCGctacttttatgttttgtaacaTAACTGAGATTTGTCATTCTTAGTCATTGTTCTAAATAAGTCAATCAGTCTTTCTTGTAAGTGAGGAAAAGCCTTCTTTCAGGCAGTTCAGTGATGGTGGgtagcaacaggtgggggaggggcaccACTGTGTCACATTATGCTCTGTGATCAGAGAAAACACTGGTCACTCCAGCACTTTCTCTGGAATGTAACTAAATTACTTTTGAACCATAGTTGAGGATTTTAATAGTCTTGAGACACAAGTTTGGACCTTTTAAGATGCTCATTGTCTCTTATATAACTCATAAATCTACGTAAAATATAACATTCACTTTGGATCAATAAATTTGAGCTTTGCCACACCACC
Protein-coding regions in this window:
- the LOC122832089 gene encoding FH2 domain-containing protein 1-like isoform X1, with the translated sequence MELLHTGTNIHSKMQAANPPAPPPPPPPLPPPPPPPPPAPGLPQHGGGTMDWGDRRRSRMRNFNWEALPKHSVIGKHNIWTSDKTDGQYELDTDHMEELFSHKHGQQHPKALNRSSVRGQLPSGTGGEMVTILCSKRSINIGIFLKQFKRPVKDLIQDIQLGNGLSFGTGKLREMCKLLPDEGEMKQLVGFKGDASALPEADLFMLMLTKMPSYEERLSCLVLKEEFFTLMKEIRGFIDTLTEAGKELLECNNLHSVIRLVLKTGNYMNAGGYAGSAVGFRMSSLLKLADTKANKPGMNLMHYVVMQAKKVDVALLKFPDQLKHIEAGSRIIKGDIEAEIERQKKKLQVAKGDTLKLEELKEQMEGFLKKADVCLGEVETQFEELQAVSDSVAEYFCEDSKTFKLEECCSIFHSFCQRFIRAVQENKAREMAEMKRKHINRLENTAKRRSTATCSSRDKEMEGIALEYVLQNALTNRVSRRKLGKPSSSNDSPTRGSPVNGSLSEINSQTNFSNGTLHHRNTFRAKDMVKKEWNSAFELTENFPQKQEQSHVQENNSKNIDAFEEKTKPLDKVYSQDSMSQSKTTHSLPKIRSISATSEDDEEEDIQDNNEEEVQKLREAARKVLKYQNSRGSSSSMDHSLENQKSPPVKKTLARQLTFDEETQRYPGDPTHEDLIQFLLGPQSSTKRNLGRRHTVPTKVSETQKEKENAQTQSSSRSPNPLAQIKEPQQRQDVERTPSKEAFDFTDISNKIKKSHSLDQNSPLAEKKNKPRDSLDQVSDTGLPENQGQTSMECTESHQHTNVANILPRSVWLKTESSGFFFSFLRRFGDISKSPSSKEAALKSTDSSV
- the LOC122832089 gene encoding FH2 domain-containing protein 1-like isoform X2 — its product is MQAANPPAPPPPPPPLPPPPPPPPPAPGLPQHGGGTMDWGDRRRSRMRNFNWEALPKHSVIGKHNIWTSDKTDGQYELDTDHMEELFSHKHGQQHPKALNRSSVRGQLPSGTGGEMVTILCSKRSINIGIFLKQFKRPVKDLIQDIQLGNGLSFGTGKLREMCKLLPDEGEMKQLVGFKGDASALPEADLFMLMLTKMPSYEERLSCLVLKEEFFTLMKEIRGFIDTLTEAGKELLECNNLHSVIRLVLKTGNYMNAGGYAGSAVGFRMSSLLKLADTKANKPGMNLMHYVVMQAKKVDVALLKFPDQLKHIEAGSRIIKGDIEAEIERQKKKLQVAKGDTLKLEELKEQMEGFLKKADVCLGEVETQFEELQAVSDSVAEYFCEDSKTFKLEECCSIFHSFCQRFIRAVQENKAREMAEMKRKHINRLENTAKRRSTATCSSRDKEMEGIALEYVLQNALTNRVSRRKLGKPSSSNDSPTRGSPVNGSLSEINSQTNFSNGTLHHRNTFRAKDMVKKEWNSAFELTENFPQKQEQSHVQENNSKNIDAFEEKTKPLDKVYSQDSMSQSKTTHSLPKIRSISATSEDDEEEDIQDNNEEEVQKLREAARKVLKYQNSRGSSSSMDHSLENQKSPPVKKTLARQLTFDEETQRYPGDPTHEDLIQFLLGPQSSTKRNLGRRHTVPTKVSETQKEKENAQTQSSSRSPNPLAQIKEPQQRQDVERTPSKEAFDFTDISNKIKKSHSLDQNSPLAEKKNKPRDSLDQVSDTGLPENQGQTSMECTESHQHTNVANILPRSVWLKTESSGFFFSFLRRFGDISKSPSSKEAALKSTDSSV